A genomic window from Anthocerotibacter panamensis C109 includes:
- the hemE gene encoding uroporphyrinogen decarboxylase, protein MVNDRLVKAAHQQPVDRPPVWMMRQAGRYMKSYRELREKYSFRERSEIPELAVEISLQPFRAFGPDGVIMFSDILTPLPGLGINFDIVESRGPLMETPIRTQGQVDKLTPLEPDTAVPFVREILTTLRREVKGQATVLGFVGAPWTLASYAIEGKTSKDYAIVKKMAFSEPQLMHSFLQKLAAAVSRYMVYQIDCGAEAVQMFDSWAGQLSPWAFKEFALPYQQKIFQAVRAARPGVPLILYINGSAGILELMAQAGADVISVDWTVTMAEARRRLGPQLAVQGNLDPCLLFGPQTLIREKILEIIAEAGPTGHIMNLGHGILPTTPEENARFFFECVKSLSAPG, encoded by the coding sequence GTGGTCAATGACCGTCTTGTAAAAGCAGCCCACCAACAACCCGTGGACCGCCCCCCTGTCTGGATGATGCGTCAGGCGGGTCGCTATATGAAAAGTTACCGGGAGTTGCGTGAAAAATACTCCTTCCGGGAGCGCAGTGAGATCCCCGAGTTAGCCGTGGAGATCTCCCTCCAACCCTTCCGCGCTTTTGGGCCGGATGGGGTGATCATGTTCTCTGATATTCTGACGCCCCTGCCGGGTTTGGGTATCAACTTCGACATCGTCGAGAGCCGGGGGCCACTCATGGAGACCCCGATTCGCACCCAAGGACAGGTGGATAAGCTCACGCCTCTGGAGCCCGACACAGCGGTGCCTTTTGTGCGGGAGATCCTGACTACGCTACGCCGGGAAGTGAAGGGTCAAGCTACCGTTTTGGGCTTTGTAGGGGCTCCGTGGACCCTTGCTTCCTACGCCATTGAGGGCAAGACCTCCAAGGACTACGCCATTGTCAAAAAGATGGCTTTCAGTGAACCCCAGTTGATGCACAGTTTCCTACAGAAGCTCGCCGCTGCCGTCAGCCGCTACATGGTCTATCAGATCGACTGCGGAGCCGAGGCAGTACAGATGTTCGACAGTTGGGCGGGACAGCTCTCTCCTTGGGCTTTTAAGGAATTCGCCCTGCCCTACCAGCAGAAGATCTTTCAAGCGGTCCGCGCCGCGCGTCCGGGGGTGCCCCTTATCCTCTATATCAACGGTTCGGCGGGTATCTTGGAGCTGATGGCCCAAGCCGGGGCGGATGTGATCAGTGTCGATTGGACCGTGACGATGGCTGAAGCCCGTCGCCGACTCGGTCCTCAGCTTGCTGTCCAAGGCAACCTCGACCCTTGTCTGCTCTTTGGCCCCCAGACGCTCATCCGCGAAAAAATCCTGGAGATCATCGCCGAAGCAGGTCCCACCGGTCACATCATGAACCTCGGTCACGGTATCCTCCCCACCACACCTGAAGAGAACGCACGCTTCTTTTTTGAGTGTGTTAAGTCGCTGAGTGCCCCTGGTTAG
- the gmk gene encoding guanylate kinase, producing the protein MDKTGRLIVLTGPSGVGKGTLVSLLRQHHPDLFLSISATTRSPRPGEVNGVHYYFLTREAFGRLIDEGKLLEWAQYLDNYYGTPSQPVLEHLAQGSDVLLEIEVQGARQVLQNFPQALSIFILPPDLDTLRTRLAKRRTESPEAMEKRLTRAETEIAHSLEFSYQVVNDQLNRCLEQLESMLYPG; encoded by the coding sequence ATGGACAAGACAGGCCGCCTGATCGTACTGACCGGCCCGAGTGGTGTGGGCAAAGGAACGTTGGTGAGCCTATTGCGCCAACACCACCCGGACTTGTTTCTATCGATTTCAGCCACAACCCGTAGCCCGCGCCCCGGCGAGGTGAATGGGGTGCACTACTATTTCCTTACCCGCGAAGCCTTCGGTCGGCTCATCGACGAGGGGAAGCTCCTGGAATGGGCCCAATATCTGGACAACTATTACGGCACCCCCAGCCAGCCTGTATTGGAGCACCTCGCCCAAGGGTCCGATGTCCTCTTGGAAATCGAAGTCCAGGGCGCCCGTCAGGTACTCCAGAACTTCCCTCAGGCACTCTCGATTTTCATCCTACCCCCTGACCTTGACACGCTGCGGACCCGCCTCGCCAAACGCCGTACCGAGTCTCCAGAAGCGATGGAGAAACGCCTCACCCGTGCTGAGACTGAAATAGCCCACAGCCTGGAGTTTAGCTATCAGGTCGTGAATGACCAACTAAACCGGTGCCTGGAGCAGTTAGAATCAATGCTGTACCCTGGATAA
- a CDS encoding DNA-directed RNA polymerase subunit omega gives MAQISILPLDSPELMKRTETVITSAENRYRITVQIAQRAKRSHYDPNREEEEDGRIKPVIRAIYEMSEELLEPEIIAD, from the coding sequence ATGGCCCAAATCAGCATTTTACCGTTGGACTCTCCCGAACTCATGAAGCGTACGGAGACCGTCATCACTTCGGCGGAGAACCGCTACCGGATCACGGTACAGATTGCCCAACGGGCCAAACGCAGCCACTACGACCCCAACCGCGAAGAAGAGGAAGATGGACGGATCAAGCCAGTAATTCGGGCAATCTACGAGATGTCTGAAGAGCTCCTAGAACCGGAAATCATTGCCGACTAG